Proteins encoded by one window of Candidatus Zixiibacteriota bacterium:
- a CDS encoding amidase family protein, with product MIKEYHNLTAREIADGVKNRKFKAVDVCQTALERAFSAGKKLNAFITVTSDLALHQAEAIDDRIASGNPTGPLAGVPIAL from the coding sequence GTGATCAAAGAATATCACAATCTGACAGCGCGTGAAATCGCTGACGGAGTAAAAAACAGGAAATTTAAAGCGGTCGATGTTTGCCAGACGGCGCTGGAGAGGGCCTTCAGCGCCGGCAAAAAGTTAAATGCATTCATAACCGTCACATCTGACCTTGCCCTCCATCAGGCTGAGGCTATCGATGACCGCATTGCCTCTGGTAATCCGACCGGTCCGCTTGCGGGTGTCCCGATTGCCCT
- a CDS encoding glutamine synthetase family protein: MIDDADVHYVRLNFTDILGRLKGMSITRSEIETVLERGQAFDGSSIEGFVRIEESDLMAIPDLRTFRVIPWEIGGEKTAMMFCDIQLPDGKPYDGDPRWVLQRVLQKYAKKGWTAYLGPEIEFFYFKDESNPELLDKSGYFDYGAFDLGTHVVKKTVAALELMGIPVECSHHEVAPSQHEIDLKYQEALVMADFAQIYRFVVKEVAAENEIYASFMPKPIFGENGSGMHTHMSIFDGDKNLFYAKDAPYHLSDMARYFMAGILHHIKDLTLVLNQWVNSYKRLVVGYEAPVYVSWGRRNRSSLIRVPMFKAGHEKSTRVELRSPDPACNPYLAFALMLGAGLEGIENKYPLPEPIEENIFTMTKEKREKFKIDALPDSLENAIRLTEKSKLVRDVLGDHIFETLIANKKVEWDNYRINVTKYEIDTYLPFL, translated from the coding sequence CTGGAGCGGGGGCAGGCTTTTGACGGCTCCTCGATAGAAGGATTCGTAAGAATTGAAGAATCCGACCTGATGGCGATTCCGGACCTCCGCACTTTCCGCGTCATACCGTGGGAAATCGGCGGCGAGAAAACCGCCATGATGTTCTGCGATATTCAATTGCCTGATGGGAAACCGTACGATGGCGACCCGCGCTGGGTCTTGCAGAGGGTGCTCCAAAAATACGCCAAGAAAGGATGGACAGCGTATCTCGGACCGGAGATTGAATTTTTCTACTTTAAGGATGAGTCCAACCCGGAATTGCTGGACAAGAGCGGGTACTTCGATTATGGCGCGTTTGATCTCGGAACACATGTCGTAAAGAAAACGGTGGCGGCGCTGGAACTGATGGGGATTCCGGTGGAATGCTCCCATCATGAAGTCGCACCCAGTCAGCATGAAATCGACCTGAAATATCAAGAGGCGTTGGTAATGGCTGACTTTGCGCAGATCTACCGCTTCGTGGTGAAAGAAGTGGCGGCGGAGAATGAAATTTACGCTTCTTTTATGCCGAAGCCGATTTTCGGAGAAAACGGCTCCGGGATGCATACTCATATGTCAATTTTTGACGGGGACAAAAACCTGTTCTATGCCAAGGATGCCCCTTATCATCTCTCCGATATGGCCCGTTATTTCATGGCTGGCATCCTGCATCATATCAAAGACCTGACCCTGGTGCTGAATCAGTGGGTCAATTCCTATAAGCGACTGGTGGTCGGTTATGAAGCCCCGGTTTATGTGTCGTGGGGACGGCGCAATCGTTCCAGCCTTATCCGGGTTCCGATGTTTAAGGCCGGTCACGAAAAATCGACCCGGGTTGAACTCCGCTCGCCCGACCCGGCATGTAACCCCTATCTTGCCTTTGCGCTGATGCTCGGCGCCGGACTGGAAGGAATCGAGAATAAATACCCCTTGCCGGAACCGATTGAAGAGAACATCTTCACCATGACCAAAGAGAAACGGGAGAAGTTCAAAATCGACGCTCTTCCGGACTCTTTGGAGAATGCCATCAGACTGACCGAAAAGTCGAAACTGGTGCGGGACGTTTTAGGCGATCACATATTTGAGACCTTGATAGCCAACAAGAAAGTGGAGTGGGACAACTACCGCATCAATGTCACCAAATATGAGATTGATACTTATCTTCCATTCCTGTGA